A genome region from Streptomyces xanthophaeus includes the following:
- a CDS encoding PhoH family protein, with amino-acid sequence MVTSTKSRLPDRRTYVLDTSVLLADPNAISRFDEHEVVLPIVVITELEAKRHHPELGYFARQALRLLDDFRVRNGRLDAPIPLGDLGGTLRVELNHSDTSVLPAGFRLGDNDSRILAVARNLQAEGYDVTVVSKDLPLRIKASSVGLIAEEYRAELAITDAGWTGMSDLALSGEQVDLLYSEDRLYVPEAAELPVHTGLVLQSERGKALGRVTADGNVKLVRGDREAFGLHGRSAEQRIALDLLLDPEIGIISMGGRAGTGKSALALCAGLEAVLERRQHQKVMVFRPLYAVGGQDLGYLPGDASEKMSPWAQAVFDTLSAVAGREVIEEVLNRGMLEVLPLTHIRGRSLHDAFVIVDEAQSLERNVLLTVLSRIGANSRVVLTHDVAQRDNLRVGRYDGVVAVVEKLKGHPLFAHITLTRSERSPIAALVTEMLENL; translated from the coding sequence GTGGTGACCAGCACAAAGAGCCGCCTGCCCGACAGGCGGACCTACGTCCTCGACACCAGCGTCCTGCTGGCAGACCCCAATGCGATCTCCCGCTTCGACGAGCACGAGGTCGTGCTCCCGATCGTGGTGATCACCGAGCTGGAGGCAAAGAGGCACCATCCCGAACTCGGCTACTTCGCGCGCCAGGCCCTGCGCCTGCTCGACGACTTCCGGGTTCGCAACGGTCGCCTGGACGCCCCCATCCCGCTGGGCGATCTGGGCGGCACCCTGCGCGTCGAGCTCAACCACTCCGACACGAGCGTCCTGCCCGCAGGCTTCAGGCTGGGGGACAACGACTCGCGGATCCTCGCGGTCGCCCGCAACCTCCAGGCCGAGGGCTACGACGTCACGGTGGTCTCGAAGGATCTCCCACTGCGCATCAAGGCCTCCTCCGTGGGGCTGATCGCCGAGGAGTACCGCGCGGAACTCGCGATCACCGACGCCGGCTGGACGGGCATGAGCGACCTCGCCCTCTCCGGGGAACAGGTGGACCTCCTCTACTCGGAGGACCGCCTCTACGTGCCGGAAGCCGCGGAACTGCCCGTGCACACCGGACTGGTCCTGCAGTCCGAGCGCGGCAAGGCCCTCGGCCGGGTCACGGCCGACGGCAACGTGAAGCTCGTACGCGGGGACCGTGAGGCCTTCGGGCTGCACGGCCGCAGCGCCGAGCAGCGCATCGCGCTGGACCTCCTCCTCGACCCCGAGATCGGGATCATCTCGATGGGCGGCCGGGCCGGCACCGGAAAGTCGGCGCTGGCGCTCTGCGCGGGGCTGGAAGCGGTCCTGGAGCGCAGGCAGCACCAGAAGGTGATGGTCTTCCGGCCGCTGTACGCGGTGGGCGGCCAGGATCTCGGCTATCTGCCCGGGGACGCCTCCGAGAAGATGAGCCCCTGGGCGCAGGCGGTGTTCGATACCCTCTCGGCGGTCGCCGGGCGCGAGGTCATCGAGGAGGTGCTGAACCGCGGGATGCTGGAGGTCCTGCCGCTCACGCACATCCGCGGCCGCTCGCTGCACGACGCCTTCGTGATCGTGGACGAGGCGCAGTCGCTGGAGCGCAATGTCCTGCTGACCGTTCTGTCCCGAATTGGAGCCAATTCGCGGGTCGTTCTGACCCACGATGTCGCCCAGCGGGACAACCTGCGGGTCGGCCGGTACGACGGAGTGGTCGCCGTGGTCGAGAAGTTGAAGGGCCACCCGCTCTTCGCCCACATCACGCTGACGCGCTCGGAGCGCTCCCCGATCGCCGCGCTGGTCACCGAGATGCTGGAGAATCTCTGA
- a CDS encoding transglycosylase SLT domain-containing protein — MSRISVRGFAVASATAVTTVGAVVGVATGDPTNDLETTASGATLLADIPVGDQAQVQSASLTQQADAIAHAADADAKRSAEEAARVQAAEDAKSKKAEAEKEKAEAEAKQKKEREEKEQVASRSAARDAGDFAPQSSYTVAQVKAIAQQMVPAGQFQCFSNIINQESTWNYKAVNSSSGAYGLVQALPGSKMASAGADWRTNPATQIKWGLNYMEDRYGSPCGAWSFHQANGWY; from the coding sequence GTGAGCCGGATCTCGGTCCGGGGGTTCGCCGTGGCTTCGGCCACCGCGGTCACCACCGTCGGCGCAGTCGTAGGCGTTGCCACCGGCGACCCCACGAACGATCTCGAGACGACCGCGTCCGGCGCGACGCTCCTTGCCGACATCCCGGTCGGCGACCAGGCGCAGGTCCAGAGCGCGTCCCTGACGCAGCAGGCCGACGCCATCGCCCACGCCGCCGATGCCGACGCCAAGCGTTCCGCCGAGGAGGCCGCGCGCGTCCAGGCCGCCGAGGACGCCAAGTCCAAGAAGGCGGAGGCCGAGAAGGAGAAGGCCGAGGCCGAGGCGAAGCAGAAGAAGGAACGCGAGGAGAAGGAGCAGGTCGCCAGCCGCTCCGCCGCCCGCGACGCCGGGGACTTCGCCCCCCAGAGCTCCTACACGGTCGCTCAGGTCAAGGCCATCGCCCAGCAGATGGTCCCGGCCGGGCAGTTCCAGTGCTTCTCGAACATCATCAACCAGGAATCCACCTGGAACTACAAGGCCGTCAACTCCTCCTCGGGAGCCTACGGTCTGGTCCAGGCGCTGCCCGGTTCGAAGATGGCCTCGGCCGGCGCGGACTGGCGCACCAACCCCGCCACGCAGATCAAGTGGGGTCTGAACTACATGGAAGACCGCTACGGCAGCCCCTGCGGCGCCTGGAGCTTCCACCAGGCCAACGGCTGGTACTAG
- a CDS encoding isoprenyl transferase — MKLRDLVYRLYARRVEGRLDHDAAPKHIGVILDGNRRWAKASGGTTEQGHQAGADKISEMLGWCTETDVEVVTLWMLSTDNLDRPEVELRPLLNIIENTVRGLAADGRWRVHHVGNLDILPARTQTVLKEAEQATHDVDGILVNVAVGYGGRQEIADAVRSLLLEHARKGTSFEELAEILDIDHIAEHLYTRGQPDPDLVIRTSGEQRLSGFMLWQSAHSEYYFCEVFWPAFRKVDFLRALRDYAARHRRYGT; from the coding sequence GTGAAGCTGCGCGACCTGGTGTACAGGCTTTACGCACGCCGGGTGGAAGGCCGCCTCGACCATGATGCGGCGCCCAAGCACATCGGCGTCATCCTGGACGGAAACCGCCGCTGGGCGAAGGCGTCCGGAGGGACGACGGAGCAGGGCCACCAGGCCGGCGCCGACAAGATCTCCGAGATGCTGGGCTGGTGCACCGAGACGGACGTCGAGGTCGTCACCCTGTGGATGCTCTCCACGGACAACCTGGACCGGCCCGAGGTCGAGCTCCGCCCGCTGCTCAACATCATCGAGAACACCGTGCGCGGCCTCGCCGCGGACGGCCGCTGGCGCGTCCACCACGTCGGCAACCTCGACATCCTGCCCGCCCGGACGCAGACCGTGCTCAAGGAGGCCGAGCAGGCCACCCACGACGTCGACGGGATACTCGTCAACGTCGCCGTCGGCTACGGCGGCCGCCAGGAGATCGCCGACGCGGTCCGCTCGCTGCTGCTGGAGCACGCGCGCAAGGGCACCTCCTTCGAGGAGCTCGCCGAGATCCTCGACATCGACCACATCGCCGAGCACCTCTACACGCGCGGTCAGCCGGATCCGGACCTCGTCATCCGCACCAGCGGCGAGCAGCGGCTGTCCGGATTCATGCTGTGGCAGAGCGCCCACAGCGAGTACTACTTCTGCGAGGTCTTCTGGCCGGCCTTCCGCAAGGTCGACTTCCTGCGGGCCCTGCGCGACTACGCGGCCCGTCACCGGCGCTACGGCACCTGA